From the genome of Proteus vulgaris, one region includes:
- a CDS encoding oxidoreductase: MANKLNVGIIGYGYASKTFHAPLITTTEGLNLSAISSSDENKVKQDFPHITVYAAPQALINDPSIDLIIIPTPNNTHYSLASQALEKGKHVVIDKPFTLTLEEAEKLSQQATNAGKLLSVFHNRRWDSGFLTVKKLLADKTLGEISAYEAHFDRFRPTVRQRWREDAGIGGGLWYDLAPHVLDQAVCLFGEPKAITADIAQLRPNAKNADYFHALLEYDNLRVILHASMLVASPTPIFAIHGTKGSYVKYGLDTQEDALKAGYLPNQTYNWGMDNKDGELTTLSASGELETTTLATLPGNYPAYYQQIYRAITLGEENPVTPIQATAIMRLIEAGEISNRLKQTITL; the protein is encoded by the coding sequence ATGGCAAATAAACTCAATGTTGGGATTATCGGGTATGGCTATGCAAGTAAAACCTTTCATGCTCCCTTAATTACAACTACCGAAGGCTTAAACCTCAGTGCAATTTCAAGCTCTGATGAAAATAAAGTCAAACAAGATTTTCCTCACATCACGGTTTATGCAGCTCCTCAAGCACTTATTAATGATCCTTCAATAGACTTAATTATTATCCCTACACCGAATAATACTCACTATTCGTTAGCTTCACAGGCTTTGGAAAAAGGTAAACATGTTGTTATTGATAAACCGTTTACACTAACACTGGAAGAAGCAGAAAAATTATCTCAACAAGCAACAAATGCCGGTAAGCTACTTTCTGTTTTTCATAATCGTCGTTGGGATTCGGGTTTCTTAACGGTTAAAAAACTTTTAGCAGATAAAACACTCGGTGAGATTAGTGCCTATGAAGCTCATTTTGATCGCTTTCGCCCAACCGTGCGTCAACGTTGGCGAGAAGATGCCGGAATTGGTGGCGGACTTTGGTATGATTTAGCACCCCATGTTCTTGATCAAGCCGTTTGCCTATTTGGTGAGCCTAAAGCAATTACGGCAGATATTGCTCAATTACGTCCTAATGCAAAAAATGCCGATTACTTTCATGCGTTATTAGAATATGACAATCTTAGAGTTATTCTTCATGCTTCTATGCTAGTCGCATCTCCAACACCTATTTTTGCTATTCATGGAACAAAAGGCAGTTATGTTAAATACGGTTTAGATACTCAAGAAGATGCCTTAAAAGCCGGTTATCTTCCTAATCAAACTTATAATTGGGGAATGGATAATAAAGATGGTGAATTAACAACATTATCAGCATCCGGTGAGTTAGAAACAACCACGCTTGCTACACTCCCTGGTAATTATCCTGCGTATTATCAACAAATTTATCGTGCAATTACATTGGGTGAAGAAAACCCCGTTACGCCAATACAAGCAACTGCCATTATGCGTTTGATTGAAGCGGGCGAAATTTCAAATCGTTTAAAACAAACTATTACGCTATAA
- a CDS encoding putative signal transducing protein encodes MWNIHPTRGHYKLLAQYLSPIDASIEAGLLQSEGIDAILLDENIVWNNQVYAQATGGVKLLVNDKEFEQAQTILNELYQGKYNINDQLEPIDCELETTVKNNKTDYLNIGFVFLIYFVLGLPLPLKSQPSSLLDKKENNKDHSE; translated from the coding sequence ATGTGGAACATTCACCCAACAAGAGGTCATTATAAATTATTAGCTCAATACTTATCGCCGATTGATGCTTCAATTGAAGCAGGACTTCTCCAATCTGAAGGTATTGATGCTATTCTTTTAGATGAAAATATTGTTTGGAACAATCAGGTTTATGCTCAAGCAACCGGAGGTGTAAAACTGCTCGTTAATGATAAAGAATTTGAACAAGCACAAACCATACTTAATGAGCTTTACCAAGGTAAATATAATATAAACGATCAACTAGAACCGATTGATTGTGAATTAGAGACAACGGTAAAAAATAATAAAACAGATTATTTGAACATAGGTTTTGTTTTCTTAATTTACTTTGTGTTAGGTTTGCCTCTTCCGTTAAAGTCACAACCTTCTTCATTGCTAGATAAAAAAGAAAACAACAAAGATCATAGTGAATAA
- a CDS encoding bile acid:sodium symporter family protein — protein sequence MSWWQKLKLDPFLMIMICVVTLATLLPAQGDIKVLFQYLTTGAIALLFFLHGAKLSREAILAGLGHWRLHLTVFASTFILFPILGLGLQVIVPEWMSPTVYMGFLYLCALPATVQSAIAFTSVAGGNVAAAICSASASSILGVFLSPVLVGFLMQTQGSADDFDTAGAIQSILLQLMVPFIIGHLSRPLIGRWVDKHKKLVNRTDRSSILLVVYVAFSEAVVEGIWHKIDGWSLLTIAVVSCILLAIVIFVNVYSARLLGFNKEDEITIVFCGSKKSLANGVPMANVLFPAATVGVMLLPLMIFHQIQLMVCAVLAQRYANQAKEAEKK from the coding sequence ATGTCTTGGTGGCAAAAATTAAAACTTGATCCTTTTCTCATGATAATGATTTGTGTGGTAACCCTAGCAACGCTATTACCCGCACAAGGGGATATTAAAGTCCTGTTTCAATATCTAACAACAGGCGCTATTGCGCTACTTTTCTTCTTGCATGGTGCAAAGCTCTCTAGAGAAGCAATACTGGCAGGGCTTGGGCATTGGCGATTACATTTAACCGTATTTGCTAGCACTTTTATTCTTTTCCCTATTTTGGGGCTAGGATTACAAGTGATTGTGCCTGAATGGATGTCACCAACAGTCTATATGGGTTTTTTATACCTTTGTGCTCTTCCTGCAACCGTTCAATCCGCCATTGCTTTTACTTCTGTGGCAGGGGGAAATGTCGCCGCAGCTATTTGTAGTGCATCAGCATCGAGCATTCTAGGTGTTTTTCTTTCACCGGTGCTGGTGGGTTTTTTAATGCAAACGCAAGGCTCAGCAGATGATTTTGATACTGCTGGAGCAATTCAGTCGATTTTACTGCAATTAATGGTGCCTTTTATTATTGGTCATTTATCTCGCCCTTTAATTGGTCGTTGGGTTGATAAGCATAAGAAATTAGTTAATAGAACAGATCGTTCTTCTATTTTGCTGGTGGTTTATGTGGCGTTTAGTGAAGCGGTTGTTGAAGGGATCTGGCATAAAATTGACGGCTGGTCGTTACTAACGATTGCTGTAGTGAGCTGTATTTTATTAGCGATTGTCATTTTTGTGAACGTGTACAGTGCAAGGTTGCTTGGTTTTAATAAAGAAGATGAGATCACCATTGTTTTTTGTGGTTCTAAAAAGAGTTTAGCAAATGGTGTACCAATGGCTAACGTGTTATTTCCTGCGGCAACGGTGGGGGTAATGTTATTACCATTAATGATATTCCATCAGATCCAATTAATGGTTTGTGCTGTATTAGCACAGCGCTACGCTAATCAAGCTAAAGAAGCTGAAAAGAAATAA
- the tus gene encoding DNA replication terminus site-binding protein: MSKYDLIEQFNLCFKQLENEINTLTEKLQKLTLLPSAVFELPDVTKEEEHDDVIHVTVSPSYDEEAREIALKLMANLFIYDNAPHISSKRAIRLPGVLCFSTSNNEFKSVKEDVERINSLKKQLSDIVTKKSGISKEERFDFVHNQLKGLITLNAYRTLTLLSDPDTVRFGWANKNIIKNLTRNDVLAQLEKSREANRAVPPYTSEQWAERIDKEIITLSQLPENAKLKIKRPVKVQPIARVWYSELQKQVQYACPLPLLAFYIDKESDFKPIIGELPDYDADNIQIRHRPKAKKLQLIIPRMHLYLEI, encoded by the coding sequence ATGAGCAAATATGATTTAATTGAACAATTTAATCTCTGTTTTAAGCAGTTAGAGAACGAGATAAATACTCTGACAGAAAAGCTACAAAAACTAACATTATTACCTTCTGCTGTTTTTGAATTACCCGATGTAACGAAAGAAGAAGAACATGATGATGTTATACACGTGACGGTGTCACCTAGTTATGATGAAGAGGCCCGCGAGATTGCCTTAAAACTAATGGCCAACCTATTTATTTATGATAATGCACCGCATATCAGCAGTAAGCGTGCTATTCGTTTACCTGGTGTGCTTTGCTTTAGTACCAGTAACAATGAATTTAAGTCAGTAAAAGAAGACGTTGAACGTATTAACTCATTAAAAAAACAGCTTTCTGATATCGTGACTAAAAAATCTGGGATTTCTAAAGAAGAACGTTTTGATTTTGTTCATAATCAGTTAAAAGGCTTAATTACGCTAAATGCTTATCGCACCCTCACCTTGTTGTCTGATCCTGATACTGTACGCTTTGGTTGGGCAAATAAAAATATTATTAAAAATTTAACGCGCAATGACGTATTGGCTCAATTAGAAAAAAGTCGTGAAGCCAATCGTGCGGTTCCGCCATATACCAGTGAACAATGGGCAGAACGTATTGATAAAGAGATAATCACCCTTTCTCAATTACCTGAAAATGCAAAATTAAAAATAAAGCGCCCTGTAAAAGTACAACCTATTGCTCGTGTTTGGTACTCGGAACTTCAAAAACAAGTACAATATGCTTGCCCATTGCCTTTATTGGCTTTCTATATTGATAAAGAGAGCGATTTTAAACCGATTATTGGCGAATTACCTGATTATGATGCCGATAACATTCAAATTCGTCATCGCCCTAAAGCTAAGAAACTACAACTGATTATTCCAAGAATGCATTTATATCTTGAAATATAA
- a CDS encoding VWA domain-containing protein yields MNENSNLNLGKRNNAIQHQLVSKILPPSSANNLTYGSQVVTGDGAIALDLVVVIDTSGSMADESLDLSKDIDIAIQKALENCPSKLRVTFLGIEGTWDDTKFDQSASDYLKALGVPESRLQARKPFKEADGRDHAGNKEDLCRAVIDLSKYFDWRDGARRAVFVLGDEGMEGGGGVLTNAAKIKNDEAIAVAQQEKVKVYTYQGTPDDSATNLDRFPSVADRDRVTKEYVRLAEQTGGRSYIYTTGIANFSLVLQEILCDSLTLPNIPKPNDKKSNCGHVCEQLTSIISTVNTLAGIINKTIDSCCKDEWGNRHLPAKDCDC; encoded by the coding sequence ATGAATGAGAATTCAAATTTAAATCTTGGAAAGAGAAATAATGCAATACAACACCAATTAGTTTCTAAAATACTACCTCCTTCATCGGCAAATAATCTCACTTATGGATCGCAAGTCGTTACTGGTGATGGTGCAATTGCATTAGATCTAGTTGTTGTAATTGATACCAGTGGTTCAATGGCTGATGAGTCGTTAGATTTGAGTAAAGATATTGATATTGCAATACAAAAAGCGCTGGAAAATTGCCCATCAAAACTTCGGGTAACTTTTTTAGGTATTGAAGGTACATGGGATGATACTAAATTTGATCAATCAGCGAGTGACTACTTAAAAGCATTAGGTGTACCCGAAAGTCGTTTACAGGCAAGAAAACCCTTTAAAGAAGCTGATGGACGTGATCATGCGGGTAATAAAGAAGATTTATGCCGAGCAGTGATTGATTTAAGTAAATATTTTGATTGGCGTGATGGTGCTCGTCGTGCAGTTTTTGTTTTGGGTGATGAAGGTATGGAAGGTGGCGGAGGTGTATTGACCAACGCAGCAAAGATAAAAAATGATGAAGCGATTGCCGTTGCCCAACAGGAAAAAGTCAAAGTATATACCTACCAAGGAACGCCAGACGATAGTGCAACGAACCTCGATCGTTTCCCAAGTGTGGCTGATAGAGATCGTGTAACAAAAGAGTATGTGCGTTTAGCAGAGCAGACAGGGGGGCGCTCTTATATTTACACTACAGGTATTGCGAATTTCTCTCTAGTGTTACAAGAGATCCTCTGTGATAGTTTAACACTACCAAACATTCCTAAACCGAATGATAAAAAATCTAACTGTGGTCATGTTTGTGAACAATTAACTTCTATTATTTCAACAGTAAATACACTTGCAGGAATAATTAATAAAACCATTGATTCTTGCTGTAAAGATGAATGGGGCAACCGTCATCTTCCAGCTAAAGATTGTGATTGTTAA
- the rsxA gene encoding electron transport complex subunit RsxA, with the protein MTDYLLLFVGTVLVNNFVLVKFLGLCPFMGVSKKLETAIGMGFATTFVMTLASISSWLMDNFILVPLDLLYLRTLSFILVIAVVVQFTEMVVRKTSPTLYRLLGIFLPLITTNCAVLGVALLNINQAHTFMQSAVYGFGAAVGFSLVMVLFAAIRERLAVANVPAPFKGASIGLITAGLMSLAFMGFSGLVKL; encoded by the coding sequence ATGACTGATTACTTGCTTCTATTCGTCGGCACCGTATTGGTGAATAACTTTGTACTCGTCAAATTCCTAGGTTTATGCCCATTTATGGGTGTATCAAAAAAATTAGAAACCGCGATCGGTATGGGATTTGCGACGACCTTTGTTATGACTCTCGCCTCTATTAGTTCATGGCTGATGGATAACTTTATTTTAGTTCCTTTGGACTTACTTTATTTACGCACACTGAGCTTTATTTTAGTTATTGCAGTAGTTGTACAATTCACTGAAATGGTTGTAAGAAAAACAAGCCCGACACTCTATCGTTTGTTGGGGATCTTCTTACCTTTAATTACCACAAACTGTGCTGTCTTAGGCGTTGCGTTATTAAATATCAATCAAGCACACACGTTTATGCAGTCGGCTGTTTATGGTTTTGGTGCAGCAGTAGGTTTTTCTCTTGTGATGGTATTATTTGCCGCCATTAGAGAAAGGTTAGCAGTGGCAAATGTCCCTGCGCCATTTAAAGGTGCATCAATTGGTTTAATTACCGCAGGTTTAATGTCTCTCGCCTTTATGGGTTTTAGTGGTTTGGTGAAACTGTAA
- a CDS encoding YdgA family protein has translation MKKSLVAVGVIVALGVVWTGASWYMGSKIESRLQEETKLANVQLAQLAKNAQFGADIKLEIRDYKKGVFTSNADFAVVISKDASEVVEDQDKKVEEIIFTTDIDHGPFPLSDLAKFNLAPKLAAMNNTLVNNDTTKELFKLTKDKSLFDIHTSLAFDGAVSGEAKLNPIDFAENGGTVKTTPLTIEFSSDKTATNFTTSVKGDQVVVTKDGEETFTIKNIAGSVAGTKVNNDQYLFNEQLLSFAEIAHTSKDKASDFSLKDFSLTTKSDIKDKLFNISQTYYFKSLNVAGLEFGAGKFGYSIDKADTDAMLLLTKVYNNSLLPWNKYHYGNDDIVEKAVRDVLEKGLVFRIDEASLTNKSGVSKLNFNLDLNAFNVKVLESQEKSPAELFNYLFKNIDFNIDLSLPMLAEFRNTTQYLDAARYQETALTDEEKKEIETATATDIEQLKTELQQNINQISQDEKDALPLMLLAQDGKALSLKLNYAADKFTMNGKTYTFDEFMDVTQAPQMLGLAAMLFGMGASSYDYDDSDYSEEGYQEEMTEDPAIIEEQEILIPEQQPAQ, from the coding sequence ATGAAGAAATCGCTTGTCGCTGTTGGTGTTATCGTCGCACTAGGTGTTGTTTGGACTGGTGCGTCGTGGTACATGGGCAGCAAAATTGAAAGTCGCTTACAGGAAGAAACGAAACTAGCTAATGTCCAATTAGCGCAACTTGCTAAAAATGCACAATTTGGCGCTGATATTAAACTTGAAATTCGTGACTATAAAAAAGGGGTATTCACCTCTAATGCAGACTTTGCTGTCGTGATTTCAAAAGATGCTAGTGAAGTCGTTGAAGACCAGGATAAAAAAGTAGAAGAGATTATCTTCACTACTGATATTGATCACGGCCCATTCCCTCTTTCTGATTTGGCTAAATTTAATTTAGCACCAAAATTAGCGGCCATGAATAATACGTTGGTCAACAATGATACAACTAAAGAATTATTCAAACTGACTAAAGATAAATCTCTTTTTGATATCCATACATCTTTAGCTTTTGATGGTGCAGTATCAGGTGAAGCTAAACTAAATCCTATCGATTTCGCTGAAAACGGTGGCACAGTTAAAACGACACCATTAACAATTGAATTCTCATCAGATAAAACCGCAACCAACTTCACTACCTCTGTAAAAGGTGATCAAGTTGTTGTGACTAAAGATGGCGAAGAAACTTTCACAATTAAAAATATTGCAGGTTCTGTTGCTGGAACTAAAGTTAATAACGATCAATATTTATTTAATGAGCAGTTATTAAGTTTTGCTGAAATTGCACATACCAGTAAAGACAAAGCCTCTGATTTTTCACTGAAAGATTTTTCTCTGACAACCAAAAGTGATATCAAAGATAAGCTCTTTAACATTTCTCAAACTTATTACTTTAAGTCACTGAATGTTGCAGGACTTGAATTTGGTGCAGGTAAATTCGGCTATTCAATTGATAAAGCTGATACTGATGCAATGTTGCTATTAACCAAAGTTTATAACAATTCGTTATTGCCTTGGAATAAATACCATTATGGCAACGATGATATTGTAGAAAAAGCCGTTCGTGATGTACTGGAGAAAGGCTTAGTTTTCCGTATCGATGAGGCGTCTTTAACCAATAAAAGCGGTGTAAGTAAACTAAACTTTAACTTAGACTTAAATGCATTTAACGTTAAAGTATTAGAAAGCCAAGAAAAATCACCAGCAGAATTATTTAACTATCTGTTTAAAAACATCGATTTCAATATTGATTTATCTCTTCCAATGTTAGCTGAGTTCCGTAACACCACTCAATACCTTGATGCAGCTCGTTACCAAGAAACCGCATTAACTGATGAAGAGAAAAAAGAAATTGAAACAGCAACAGCGACTGATATTGAACAGTTAAAAACTGAATTACAGCAAAATATCAATCAAATTTCTCAAGATGAGAAAGATGCATTACCTCTGATGCTACTTGCACAAGATGGTAAAGCATTAAGCCTGAAACTGAACTATGCTGCTGATAAATTTACCATGAATGGTAAAACCTATACTTTTGATGAGTTTATGGATGTTACTCAAGCTCCTCAAATGTTAGGTTTAGCAGCTATGTTATTCGGCATGGGTGCATCATCTTACGATTACGATGATTCTGATTATTCAGAAGAAGGTTATCAAGAAGAGATGACTGAAGATCCAGCGATTATCGAAGAGCAAGAAATCTTAATTCCTGAGCAACAACCAGCACAATAA
- the add gene encoding adenosine deaminase has product MIDTQLPLTDLHRHLDGNIRPQTILDLAKQHNIALPAYELEALRPHVQITKNEPSLVSFLQKLDWGVAVLADLDACHRVAYENVVDVVNAGIDYAELRFSPYYMAMKHQLPVEGVVEAIVDGVQSALQSHDVDIRLIGILSRTFGEDACQQELNGLLKHQDKITALDLAGDELGFPGHLFQPHFNRARDTGWDITVHAGEAAGAESIWHAIKELGASRIGHGVKAIEDPRLMDYLAEHQIGIESCLTSNIQTSTINSLAEHPLKTFLEHGIIASLNTDDPAVEGIELKHEYNVAAPAAGLTLEQIRQTQINGLKMAFISQAERDALIKKVSLR; this is encoded by the coding sequence GTGATTGACACACAGTTGCCTTTAACCGATTTACATCGTCATTTAGATGGTAATATCCGCCCACAAACTATTTTAGATTTAGCAAAACAACACAATATTGCGCTCCCCGCTTATGAATTAGAAGCTTTGCGTCCTCATGTGCAAATTACAAAAAATGAGCCAAGTCTTGTGAGTTTCTTACAAAAATTAGATTGGGGAGTAGCAGTTTTAGCAGACTTAGATGCGTGTCATCGTGTTGCTTATGAAAACGTGGTGGATGTGGTTAATGCGGGTATTGATTACGCTGAACTGCGATTCTCTCCTTATTATATGGCAATGAAGCACCAGTTGCCTGTTGAAGGTGTCGTAGAAGCCATTGTTGATGGTGTACAAAGCGCACTGCAATCACACGATGTAGATATTCGTTTAATCGGTATTTTAAGCCGTACTTTTGGTGAAGATGCTTGCCAACAAGAATTAAATGGATTGTTGAAACATCAAGATAAAATTACTGCGCTCGATTTAGCGGGTGATGAATTAGGTTTTCCGGGTCACTTATTCCAACCTCATTTTAATCGTGCTCGTGACACAGGCTGGGATATTACAGTTCATGCCGGTGAAGCAGCAGGTGCTGAAAGTATCTGGCACGCAATTAAAGAATTAGGCGCAAGTCGTATCGGTCATGGTGTTAAGGCTATTGAAGATCCTCGTTTAATGGATTATCTCGCAGAGCATCAAATTGGTATTGAATCTTGCTTAACCTCAAACATTCAAACCAGCACTATCAATTCATTAGCAGAACATCCTCTAAAAACTTTCTTAGAGCATGGCATTATTGCATCGCTTAATACAGACGATCCTGCTGTTGAAGGCATTGAATTAAAACACGAATATAACGTTGCAGCACCAGCTGCGGGATTAACACTAGAGCAAATTCGCCAAACTCAAATTAATGGTTTAAAAATGGCGTTTATTAGCCAAGCTGAACGTGACGCATTAATTAAAAAAGTAAGCTTACGTTAA
- the fumC gene encoding class II fumarate hydratase: MAATRIEKDSMGQIEVPADQLWGAQTQRSLEHFRISVEKMPVALIHALAITKKAAAGVNMDLGLLPKERADAIIAAADEVLAGKHPTEFPLAIWQTGSGTQSNMNMNEVLANRGSEILGGIRGMERKIHPNDDVNKSQSSNDVFPTAMHVAAVIALRQDLLPELKSLLKVFKEKAEAFHDIVKIGRTHLQDATPLTLGQEISGWAAMLEHNIKHIDDSVPHVCELALGGTAVGTGLNTHPEYAVRVAKRIAELSGQPFVTAPNKFEALATCDALVHSHGALKGLASSLMKIANDVRWLASGPRCGIGEIAIPENEPGSSIMPGKVNPTQCEALTMLCAQVMGNDVAINIGGASGNFELNVYRPMIIDNFLQSVRLLADGMRSFNEHCAIGIEPNRERINKLLHESLMLVTALNTHIGYDKAAEIAKKAHKEGLTLKESALKLNYLTSEEFDSWVRPEDMVGSMKK, translated from the coding sequence ATGGCAGCCACTCGCATTGAAAAAGACTCAATGGGACAAATCGAAGTACCAGCTGACCAGTTATGGGGAGCTCAAACGCAGCGTTCTCTTGAACACTTCCGTATTTCAGTTGAGAAAATGCCTGTTGCACTTATCCATGCGCTTGCTATCACAAAGAAAGCAGCCGCAGGTGTTAACATGGATTTAGGTTTATTACCAAAAGAGCGCGCTGATGCAATTATCGCAGCCGCAGATGAAGTGCTTGCAGGTAAACACCCAACTGAATTCCCATTAGCAATCTGGCAGACCGGTTCTGGCACTCAATCAAACATGAATATGAATGAAGTGTTAGCTAACCGTGGTAGTGAGATACTTGGTGGTATCCGTGGCATGGAGCGCAAAATCCATCCGAATGATGATGTTAATAAAAGTCAAAGTTCAAATGATGTGTTCCCAACTGCCATGCATGTCGCTGCTGTTATTGCATTACGTCAGGATTTATTGCCAGAATTAAAATCACTGCTGAAAGTATTCAAAGAGAAAGCAGAAGCTTTCCATGACATCGTTAAAATTGGTCGTACTCACCTGCAAGATGCGACACCACTGACATTAGGCCAAGAGATCTCTGGTTGGGCTGCTATGCTTGAGCACAACATCAAACATATCGATGACTCTGTTCCTCATGTTTGCGAATTAGCACTGGGTGGTACAGCCGTTGGAACAGGTTTAAATACTCATCCTGAATATGCTGTTCGTGTGGCTAAACGTATCGCTGAATTATCAGGTCAACCATTTGTCACTGCACCTAATAAATTTGAAGCCTTAGCAACTTGTGATGCATTAGTTCATTCACATGGTGCATTAAAAGGTCTGGCTTCTTCATTAATGAAGATTGCTAATGACGTGCGTTGGTTAGCATCAGGCCCTCGTTGTGGTATTGGCGAAATTGCTATTCCAGAAAATGAGCCAGGTAGTTCCATCATGCCAGGTAAAGTTAACCCAACACAGTGTGAAGCATTAACAATGTTATGTGCTCAAGTAATGGGTAATGACGTTGCTATTAATATTGGTGGTGCGTCAGGTAACTTTGAATTGAACGTTTATCGTCCAATGATCATTGATAACTTCTTACAATCAGTTCGTTTACTGGCTGATGGTATGCGTAGCTTCAATGAGCACTGTGCAATTGGTATTGAACCAAATCGTGAGCGTATCAATAAATTACTGCATGAATCATTAATGCTAGTGACTGCATTAAATACGCATATTGGCTACGATAAAGCAGCTGAAATTGCGAAAAAAGCGCATAAAGAAGGCTTAACGCTGAAAGAATCTGCGCTGAAACTGAACTACCTCACATCGGAAGAATTTGATAGCTGGGTTCGTCCAGAAGATATGGTTGGTAGCATGAAAAAATAA
- a CDS encoding DUF2569 domain-containing protein codes for MKFDLKANTQNNLSGKAPITGWLLAPLAYMILSIIGSGLMSVLYVLKYFADFSILHQLPFHLISSWYLSALTTWVMFGFTVYLLRQFFYRAKNFPRLFILWLLINLLLAIKSFGFAPVDDQTALKSLLWSVFSTVCFVPYIKYSKRVRETFTQVR; via the coding sequence ATGAAATTTGATCTCAAAGCAAACACGCAGAATAACCTTTCAGGAAAGGCGCCTATAACTGGATGGCTACTTGCGCCATTGGCTTATATGATCTTATCAATTATTGGCTCTGGCTTGATGTCTGTTCTCTACGTTCTTAAATATTTTGCGGATTTTTCGATCCTCCACCAGCTTCCTTTTCATTTAATATCAAGTTGGTATCTCTCTGCGTTAACCACGTGGGTGATGTTTGGTTTTACGGTATATCTACTACGCCAGTTTTTTTATCGCGCTAAAAACTTTCCACGTTTATTTATTTTATGGTTACTTATCAACTTACTATTAGCGATCAAAAGCTTTGGCTTTGCGCCTGTAGATGACCAAACAGCGTTAAAATCTCTTCTATGGTCTGTCTTCTCGACTGTCTGCTTTGTGCCTTATATCAAGTACTCTAAACGTGTTCGTGAAACTTTCACACAAGTTCGATAA